A region of the Exiguobacterium aurantiacum DSM 6208 genome:
GCGACAAAGCCGCTACCTGAGTAAGCGCCGTGCGAGTCTTCGGTCGTCTCCGGGACTAACGCCACCCCGCGATCAGTCCACGTGACGAGGTCCGTCGATGTGACGTGATACCAATGTTTCAGACCGTGTACCGGTCCGAGCGGGAACCACTGATAGAACATGTGGTATTCCCCGTTGAAGAAAGTGAATCCATTCGGGTCGTTGAGGAGGCCTGTCGGCGGTTGGATATGATATCCGAACCGCCACGGTGAGGCCGCCGTTTTCGTGCGGAGCGTCTCCATGTCGAGGGCACTCACGTCACGCAGCGAACGATAACGTTCCGCCTTCGTCCAAGTCATCTAAATCACTCCTTTTGATTATGCGGCTTGTTTGACCGCTTCTTTTTTCGCCTGGCGCTTCGCGAGAACGAACGTCAAGCTGAAGGCCACAGCGAACGAGATCGCCATGCCGATGATATACGATACGATCGATGTCGGTGCGATCGAGATGATCCCTGGAAGACCAGCTGCACCGAGTGCGACGGCGAGAACTTCGCGACCGACGATGAACGCCGAGGCGATCCCTGAACCGATGATGGCGGCGATGAACGGGTACCGGAGTTTCAAGTTGACCCCGAACATGGCCGGTTCCGTGATGCCTAGTAGTGCCGAGATACCTGATGCCGAAGCGACACCTTTCATTTTCTTCTCACGTGTCAAGAAGAAGACCGCGAGTGTAGCCGCGCCTTGGGCGACGTTTGACATCGCAGCGATCGGGAAGATGAACGATCCGCCCGTACGTGCGATATCGGCGAGAAGTTGCGTCTCGATGGCGATGAAGCTGTGGTGCATCCCAGTGATAACGATTGGTGCGTACAAGAGTCCCATTACGAGGCCACCGAAGAAGCCGAGCGAGTCGTACGTCCAAACGAGACCATCGATGATCAAGTTCCCTGCCTCACGCGTGATTGGTCCGACAAAGGCGAACGTGATGAACGCTGTGAAGAGGAGTGAGAGAAGCGGTGTGAGCAAGATGTCGAGCGATGCCGGCATGAATTTACGGATGTTGATTTCGAGCTTCGATAAGATATAAGCCGATACGAGTACTGGTAACACTTGACCTTGGTAACCAAGTTTCTCGATTTCAAATCCGAGGATATTCCAAACCGGGATATCGCCGACCGTCGCTTGCGCGTAGGCGTTGACGAGATCCGGGTGGACCATGATCATCCCGAGGGCGGCACCGAGATATGGGTTGCCCCCGAACCGTTTGGCCGCGGAGAATCCGATCAGGACGGGCAGGAAGACGAAGGCGGCGTTGGCGAACGTATTGATCATGGCTGCGAGGTCAGCGATGCCTGGATACTGGTCGATGAGTGAGCTGCCGTCAAAGAACAAGTCCGGTGCCGTGAGCAAGTTGTTGATCCCCATCAAGAGACCACCGGCGACGATGGCCGGGATGATCGGTACGAAAATATCAGATAACATCTTCACGAACTGTTGGAGCGGGTTGCCTTTCTTCGCGCTCGCCGACTTGACGTCGCTTGTCGACATGTCGCCGAGACCTGTCAATTCGGAGAACTCAGCATAAATTTTATTGACCGTACCTGTACCGATGATGATTTGGTATTGTCCGCCCGTCGAGAACGTCCCTTTCACGACATCTAACGCGTCAAGTTTCTTCTCATCGACTTTCGACTCGTCGTTCAAGACGAGACGGAGCCGGGTGGCACAGTGGGCGGCTGCGGCGACGTTATCTTTTCCGCCGAGCGCCTCTAAAATCGC
Encoded here:
- a CDS encoding sucrose-specific PTS transporter subunit IIBC, producing MNYRQEAEAILEALGGKDNVAAAAHCATRLRLVLNDESKVDEKKLDALDVVKGTFSTGGQYQIIIGTGTVNKIYAEFSELTGLGDMSTSDVKSASAKKGNPLQQFVKMLSDIFVPIIPAIVAGGLLMGINNLLTAPDLFFDGSSLIDQYPGIADLAAMINTFANAAFVFLPVLIGFSAAKRFGGNPYLGAALGMIMVHPDLVNAYAQATVGDIPVWNILGFEIEKLGYQGQVLPVLVSAYILSKLEINIRKFMPASLDILLTPLLSLLFTAFITFAFVGPITREAGNLIIDGLVWTYDSLGFFGGLVMGLLYAPIVITGMHHSFIAIETQLLADIARTGGSFIFPIAAMSNVAQGAATLAVFFLTREKKMKGVASASGISALLGITEPAMFGVNLKLRYPFIAAIIGSGIASAFIVGREVLAVALGAAGLPGIISIAPTSIVSYIIGMAISFAVAFSLTFVLAKRQAKKEAVKQAA